The genomic region AGGAGGGTTAAACCCAAACTATGCCAGTTTCAATCAGGCTGTTGCCGACCTGAACCAGCAAGGTATTTCGGATTCAACCATTTTTAAAATCCGCAATGGGGTATATAATGAAACTGTTGTGATTGATCCCGTACAGGGGGCTTCGGCCGGCAGCCCTGTAATCTTCGAATCTGAAAATGGCGACAGTAGCTTAGTTGTATTACAGGGCGATTCAGTGGTCTCTGCTCGTTATGTATTAGAAATAAATGCGGCTTCCTATATTGTATTTAAAGGTATTACGTTCAACAACACGGGAAGCCACGACTCGTTGGTGTATCTTGCAGGTGCAGCGTCTCACTTGAGGTTTCTTAACAATCAGTTTTTGGATACTGATGGAAGATACTTTGTTCATTCAAAAATCGATTCAAATGATAGTTTGCATTTGAATGGTTATAACGAATTTCGTTCTAATCTTTTTAAGGGTAATAGCAATTCTCGTGTTTTTTTTAGCACGAATAATCAAAACTCAACTTATCCAAAAGCACAAGGTAATACTTTTATGCACAACAACTTTGTTGACGGTTCAAGTTTACATCTATCAGGGCAACAAAGTGTCCAAATCAGCGAAAATATATTTATTTCAGATTCAAATTTATTTGTTGGTGGCTGTTTTATAAACGCGAGTTCAAGGTTAAATATCACAAATAATATATTGAGTAATTCACGAATGGATGTTAGAGGAAACTGGAATTCTGATCAATCTTTTCCCACATTAATAGCAAACAATTTTATTTGCTCGGATTGGTTGAACCCTTTACTTGGTTCAGCATACACCGGAATGTTAGTTGGTGGATTTAATAATTTAAATATTCTATTTAACACGATACATACAAAATTTGATTTTCAATCCAATGGTAATTTTTCAGCAACACTATCAGTGGGTCAGGAACAATCAGTTAATAGTCGGATAATAAATAATATAATATACAATGAAGGTCAAACAAAGGCGTTATATGTGTTTGATACAGCTGATGATATATGGGATTATAATAATATTTATACCGAAGGAGACACTTTCGCATCTTTTATGGGTAGCTACTTAAATTCGTTTTCAGATTGGCAACAAACAACTGCATTTTGGCCGGAAGATACACCTTATGATATGCACTCCCTTTCCATTGCTCCGGAGTTTATTTCCGACAGCCTCCCCGATATTGTTCCCGGCTCCGAACTATGCGGTCGTGGTATATGGATGGATGAAGTTACTACCGATATATACGGAAACGCCCGCAACAATCCGCCCACCATAGGGGCTTTTGAGTTGCCCACGCCCTGCACCGTAGGCTATCCAAACACTGAAGAAGAACCCTACATCTTTAACATTTCGCCCAACCCCGCCACAGAAACCCTGAATATTATGTATATTGATAAAGAGCTAAACACCACGCTCCGAATCACCAACGGCATAGGGCAAACGGTATATAGCAAGAGAATAAAATTGGGAATTTCTGCTATCAGCCTTTCCGAAATACCGGCGGGAGTTTACCTGTGCAGCCTGAACACCGGCGATAGGGTAATAGCCAAACAAAGGTTGGTGGTGGTGAGATGAAAAACAAAATCCATAAAATTATTAAGGGTGGGATAATCCCCGCCCTTATGCTTCTTTCTTCTACGAATTGGGCTCAACTTAGTGGCGTATATACTATTGGAGGAGCAAACCCAAACTATAACACCTTCAATCAGTCCGTTGCTAATTTGAACCTGCAAGGAATTTCAGATTCTACTACTTTTAGAATTAGAAATGGAATTTATTATGAAACTATTGTAATTGACTCCATTCAGGGGGCTTCGCCTAACAGCCCTGTTATCTTTGAATCGGAAAGTGGTGATAGCTGTTTGGTAATATTGCAGGGTGATTCCATAGTGCCTGCCGGATATATATTAAAAGTAAATGCTGCGTCCTATTTAGTATTCAACTCTATTACGTTCAAAAATTCTGGAGGTAACGATACCTTGGTGAATCTTGATGGAGGAGCATCTCATGATAGATTCCTTAAATAACCAGTTTCTGGCCTATGATGGGATGTGCTTAATTCATTCAAAAATTAATTCTAATGACAGTTTGCATTTAAATGGTTATAATGAATTTCGTTCAAATCTTTTTAGGGGTAGTAATTCGATTGTTAAATTTGTTACGAATAACCAAAACTCTGCTTATCCCGATGCCCGTAACAATAGCTTTATCCAAAATAAATTTTTTGATGGTTCAACTATATCTCTGCTTGGACAACAAGGTGTTCAAATTTCCAACAATGTGTTTGTTTCTGACTCAAGTTTATTACTTGGCGGCTGTATTCTTACACATTCCGGTACCGACATAAAAATAACAAATAATATCTTGTTTAATGCCTGTATCGGTGTTAGTTATAGTACTTTTTCAGACGAATCAATAAAGGGATTAATAGCCAATAATTTTATTTATTGCAATTTGTTGAACCCCCTTCCTTGGATAACTGTTGCTGTAGGCTTGGGTATATATAATTTTAAAAATATAGACATCCTATTTAATACCATTCACACAAATTTTAATTTTCCAGCAAATAGTGGCTCTGCAACATTAAGTGTGTATCAAAGCCAGTCCATCAATAGTCGAATATTGAATAATATCATTTACAATGAAGGTTTTACAAAGGCTCTAAGTGTCTTTGATACAGCTGATGACATATGGGATTACAACAATATTTATACAGCTGGAGACACTTTCGCTAGTTTGGGAATATCGGATAATATTTACCTTGGTTCACTCTCTGCTTGGCAACAGGCAAGTATTAGAAGAATTGGCCTTAAAATGCCCTTATAACAATGGCAAGGCAGTACACATGGCAAGGGCAGTGCTATCTGCTTATGATACCTTGTTTGTAAACAGGATTAACCCTTGTGAAATACCTATGACCCCATCCTTAAGAAAAGATGAATTGAACCATGAATTAAACCAGGGATCTAATACAGATATAGTCATTTTCCCAAATCCGACCACTGGAATGGTACATTTCAAAATAAATGCCGACATTTATGGTAAAATGGAAGTATTGGATTTATTAGGCAGACCTATAATAGCGATTAATAAGCTATGGCAAGCTATTGATTCGATTGACCTTAATTCGCTTCCAAATGGCTTTTACCATTTAAAATTTACTTCCACTAACTATGATCAGCAATGGAAAATAATAGTAAGAAAATAGTTTGGATAGTGTTTATCCTTCTATTCTATTGGGAAAATGGTAAGGCCCAATATAACCTGGTTCCAAATCCCAGTTTTGAAATATTGTCGGATTGCCCAACTCAAGTTGGACAGATTCAAAATGCTATAGGGTGGATTAATCCCAATCTTTGTTCACCAGATTTATATAATAGTTGCAATAGTACTACATCAGTTCTTAATGTGCCCAATTATGGACTTACTGGGTATTTAGAGGCTCATACTGGTGGAGGGTATTTGGGGATTTTTACTTATGGATTTTCGGAAGGTTTTTTAAATCTAGGCAGGGAATATGTTGAAATTAAACTTTTGAATAAATTAAGTGAAGGAAAAAGGTATTTGGCAGGCTTTTATACCTGCTTGAGAAGTGAAATATATGCAGGTGGATACACTATTAACATTGCCACCAATAATATTGGATTGTTGCTTACCGACACATTGTGGCAATCAACCAATCAATGTTATTATTTTAATGCGAAAGCACAGGTTGAAAATGATTCATCCAATCCACTCACCAATCGCACCTTTTGGAGGCTGGTATCCGATACAATTGTAGCAAAGGGAGGAGAAGAGTTTGTTTCGGTAGGTAATTTTAATCCCGATAGTACTACTGATACTGTTATTTTAAACAATAACACCC from Bacteroidia bacterium harbors:
- a CDS encoding T9SS type A sorting domain-containing protein, coding for MKNKIHKIIKVWIIPVLMLISSSLYAQLSGVYTIGGLNPNYASFNQAVADLNQQGISDSTIFKIRNGVYNETVVIDPVQGASAGSPVIFESENGDSSLVVLQGDSVVSARYVLEINAASYIVFKGITFNNTGSHDSLVYLAGAASHLRFLNNQFLDTDGRYFVHSKIDSNDSLHLNGYNEFRSNLFKGNSNSRVFFSTNNQNSTYPKAQGNTFMHNNFVDGSSLHLSGQQSVQISENIFISDSNLFVGGCFINASSRLNITNNILSNSRMDVRGNWNSDQSFPTLIANNFICSDWLNPLLGSAYTGMLVGGFNNLNILFNTIHTKFDFQSNGNFSATLSVGQEQSVNSRIINNIIYNEGQTKALYVFDTADDIWDYNNIYTEGDTFASFMGSYLNSFSDWQQTTAFWPEDTPYDMHSLSIAPEFISDSLPDIVPGSELCGRGIWMDEVTTDIYGNARNNPPTIGAFELPTPCTVGYPNTEEEPYIFNISPNPATETLNIMYIDKELNTTLRITNGIGQTVYSKRIKLGISAISLSEIPAGVYLCSLNTGDRVIAKQRLVVVR
- a CDS encoding T9SS type A sorting domain-containing protein, which gives rise to MARAVLSAYDTLFVNRINPCEIPMTPSLRKDELNHELNQGSNTDIVIFPNPTTGMVHFKINADIYGKMEVLDLLGRPIIAINKLWQAIDSIDLNSLPNGFYHLKFTSTNYDQQWKIIVRK
- a CDS encoding T9SS type A sorting domain-containing protein — protein: MENNSKKIVWIVFILLFYWENGKAQYNLVPNPSFEILSDCPTQVGQIQNAIGWINPNLCSPDLYNSCNSTTSVLNVPNYGLTGYLEAHTGGGYLGIFTYGFSEGFLNLGREYVEIKLLNKLSEGKRYLAGFYTCLRSEIYAGGYTINIATNNIGLLLTDTLWQSTNQCYYFNAKAQVENDSSNPLTNRTFWRLVSDTIVAKGGEEFVSVGNFNPDSTTDTVILNNNTHYDYASYYLIDDVFVIPLDSLTGIKEQRLLEGKAFISNNQLNLELEESYKPISIMLSTATGQTVWQHNEFYSQGQQTFILPPLSSGLYFLDVKSSSGVFRAKVLVADF